Genomic DNA from Frondihabitans sp. PAMC 28766:
GACGAGAAGCGCGAATACGCCCACGGTCTTGGCGATCGTGTCTTCGTACGTCATCCGGTCGGTGTCGCGCGGCGTCGCACTCGGCCGGTTGTACATGTCCTGCAGTTCGGTGGCGCTCAGGGCACCGGAGGCCTGCGAGGCGCGCCACTTGTCGAGGTCGCGCCCGTTGTTCGAGAAAGCCGGCGACTGACTGAAGCCGGGGTTCGATCGTGCCATCTGGTCCTCCATGGATCGGCTGGACTACTAGCGTAACGGTTCGGCGTCGGGGCCCGACTGAGAATTCACCTGATGAGAGGCCGATTCGCCAGCGGCATAACTGCAGGGCGCGCACCTTTGCAGGCGATGCACACCGTTTGTTCACCTGGCGCCCCGCCTGCTGGCGGCGAAGGGCCGCTAGCGTGTGCGGGTGAGTCACGAACCCGTCGTCATCGCCCACCGTGGCGCGAGCGGCCACCGGCCCGAGCACGGTGCCGACGCCTACCGCCTCGCCATCGACCTCGGTGCGGGGGCGATCGAGCCGGACATCGTCTCGACGAGCGATGGCATCCTGGTGCTCCGACACGAGAACGAGATCTCGAGCACGACCGACATCGAAGACCACGCCGAATTCGCCGACCGCCGCACCACGAAATCCGTCGACGGCGAGATGGTCGCGGGCTGGTTCACCGAAGACTTCACCTGGGCCGAGCTGTCGACCCTGAGCATTCGCGAGCGGCTGCCCGAGTTGCGCCCGGCCAGTGCCCTTCACGACGGCGAGGGCAGGATCCAGCGGCTCACCGACCTCCTCTCGCTGCTCGACTCCGAGGCGGTCGCCGGGCACCCCGTGGCGCTCGTCGCCGAGATCAAGCACGCCACCTACTTCGAGTCGATCGGGCTTCCGCTCGACGAGCTCTTCGCCGCCGAGCTGCAGGCGGCCGGCTGGATCGACGACCCGCGTCTCACGATCGAGAGCTTCGAGCAGTCTGTGCTGATGAAGCTCAAGGCGGCAGGGGTGGGCGGCCGATCCGTCTACCTCCTCGAGGACGAAGGCGCGCCGTTCGACCTCGTC
This window encodes:
- a CDS encoding glycerophosphodiester phosphodiesterase family protein gives rise to the protein MRVSHEPVVIAHRGASGHRPEHGADAYRLAIDLGAGAIEPDIVSTSDGILVLRHENEISSTTDIEDHAEFADRRTTKSVDGEMVAGWFTEDFTWAELSTLSIRERLPELRPASALHDGEGRIQRLTDLLSLLDSEAVAGHPVALVAEIKHATYFESIGLPLDELFAAELQAAGWIDDPRLTIESFEQSVLMKLKAAGVGGRSVYLLEDEGAPFDLVARDGTAATTYAEQLTDEGLARLAAEVEGVSVPKRLLITKYGRPDASLVRRAHAHGLEVFTWTLRPENKFVVKALRTGPDKAAFGDWRAEFERVIGTGVDGIFTDYPDLAVEILHRAHANA